In a genomic window of Bubalus bubalis isolate 160015118507 breed Murrah chromosome 17, NDDB_SH_1, whole genome shotgun sequence:
- the CABP7 gene encoding calcium-binding protein 7, whose translation MPFHPVTAALMYRGIYTVPNLLSEQRPVDIPEDELEEIREAFKVFDRDGNGFISKQELGTAMRSLGYMPNEVELEVIIQRLDMDGDGQVDFEEFVTLLGPKLSTSGIPEKFHGTDFDTVFWKCDMQKLTVDELKRLLYDTFCEHLSMKDIENIIMTEEESHLGTAEECPVDVETCSNQQIRQTCVRKSLICAFAIAFIISVMLIAANQVLRSGMK comes from the exons ATGCCGTTCCACCCGGTGACGGCGGCGTTGATGTACCGGGGCATCTACACCGTCCCCAACCTGCTGTCGGAGCAGCGCCCTGTGGACATCCCCGAGGACGAGCTGGAAG agaTCCGAGAGGCTTTCAAAGTCTTCGACCGTGATGGCAATGGCTTCATCTCCAAGCAGGAGCTGGGCACAGCCATGCGCTCCCTGGGCTACATGCCCAACGAGGTGGAGCTGGAGGTCATCATCCAGAGGCTGGACATGGACG GTGACGGCCAAGTGGACTTTGAGGAGTTTGTGACCCTCCTGGGACCCAAGCTTTCCACTTCAGGGATCCCAGAGAAGTTCCATGGCACTGACTTTGACACCGTCTTCTGGAAG TGCGACATGCAGAAGCTGACCGTGGACGAGCTAAAGCGGCTGCTCTATGACACCTTCTGTGAGCACCTGTCCATGAAGGACATCGAGAACATCAtcatgacagaggaggagagccACCTGGGCACGGCGGAGGAGTGCCCTGTGGACGTGGAGA CCTGCTCCAACCAGCAGATCCGCCAGACGTGCGTGAGGAAGAGCCTCATCTGCGCCTTCGCCATCGCCTTCATCATTAGCGTCATGCTCATCGCGGCCAACCAGGTGCTGCGCAGCGGCATGAAGTAG